From the genome of Solanum lycopersicum chromosome 7, SLM_r2.1:
GCATCTTCTAGTGCAATAAGCTTTTATGAGCTTTTTCTCAGGCAATAAAAAGATCCGGTGAGACGATATTAAAGCCTGGAAGGAATACAATCATGATCAATTTACCTCCGCAGAGACCCGGTTCTTATGTTTTGGGGGTTCTTACAGGGAAAATTGGTTTACTAAGTTTTAGATCTCACAGCTTTTCAAAGGGTGCTCCTGCAGATAGTGATGATTTTATGAGTTATGAGAAGCCAACAAGGCCAATCTTAAAGGTAAAGGATCTTTTATATAAGTGGAGAGACGAAAAAATGAATTGTGAAGGCTGGGATGTGTATTCCACAAGGAAGAGTGCCATCCTTCGTTTCTATCCTCAAATATTCTTATTGATTCTTTTGTATGCTAATGCTCTACAATTTATTATACAGACTGATTATCTGAAATCtttctcaaaaagaaaaatgatcttTCTCAAAATGATTATCTGAAAGGCCTTCTATATTTCTTGAACTTTTTTGAAAGGTGTTCAAGCCAAGGTCTCTGGTTGATCTTACTGCTGCTGTTTCATCTGCTTTATTGATGAATGAACCTCAGTGGGTTGGAATAATTGTGAAGCCAATTAGTTACTCTCTCAAGGGTGCAATTCTGCACATAGACACTGGTCCTGGGTTGACTATTGAAAAATCTCATAATATTGAAATTGAGAGGCACGTAATTGGGCGCACAGATGAGTTAGACCATTCTGAAGGTTTTAAAGATGATGACAGTTCCGCAGCTACTCCCGAAGTTAAACAAATGTCTCTTCATGATGGAAATATTGAGCTGCCTGATTGGGCAAGCAACATAACTTCTGTTTTGTGGATTCCTGTGCGTGCAACCAGTGATGAACTTCCTAAAGGTGCTCCTGCAGGTGATGATTAATAAACTAGTGGTGGTTTAAACAGCATAGTCACAGCTCCATAAATCTGTTTTTTCACTTCCTAAACACCTGTTTTACCTATCAGGTGCAGTTGCTCCGCAGAGACAGAACCTAGTGGAGGGACTGAGAACAATAGCTTTGAAACTTGAATTTGGGGTGTCACGGAACCAAATATTTGAAAGGTTAACCTTCCCCACTTTTCATTTCCTACTTCTAATTTTTGGCACATTTTTATGCATATTCTTGTCAGTAAGACTAGTCTGGAATCTAACTTCTTTGCAGGACAATTGCTGTGCACTTCACTGACCCCTTCTCTGTAAGTACACGAGTTACGGACAAAAGCGCTGATGGAAAATTGCTTTTGCAGGTAATCTTTTTCTGCCACTAATGTTTGGTGGTGACTTTTTGGGTGGATGGGGCGTGGGGGTGAGCAGTTACAGGCTAGAGAAGTCATTTTCTCTGTTGATCAGTTGGTTATTTATAAGTATTTTGGATGTCAGGAGTATGTAATagaaatagagaagaaaaataagtgacaaagagaagaaaagtcaTAGGAGATGCAAGAAGCCATCTGAATTTGCATCCTTTGTGTCGGGATCGCTGTTGCCAGAAATGCAGACGGTTGTCTCTGATGTCTGTAGTTCTGTGTTTTACGGAATTGCGTCATTTCAGAATCGAGAAATTGATGACTTTCATTAATGCTAACTCTCATTGTTACTGTTTCCTGCTTTGTCTAGGTGATACTGCAATCACAAGTCCAAGCTACATTGACCATCTATGACTCTTGGCTTGATCTTCAAGAAGGCTTTGCTCACACTGGAAATGGTGATAAAAAGCCAATATCTGGATTCTTCCCCTTAGTGATCTCTCCGAAATCTAGAGCTGGGATTCTCTTCAGTGTATGCCTGGCAAGTGCACCAATAGAAGGTATGCCCTGTTATATTTTCCCTCTTAGTCACAGACTCGACAGTCAATAGTTTTTGTCCTCTGTTATGTACTGATACCGATTGTAGGGAGCCTAATTATTGCATATCATCCACTACACTTTCTGCAATACTGGGGAAATCTTGGACAGCATTTTTTTCCCTGCATGCTTCTGATTAGCTATCGACCAAAAGCAGAAAATAAGAGGAAATATCTTCTGGAGTCTACTAAGGATATTTCTTTGTGGACAGTTGATAGGGATTAAATTGAATTACACGGGGGAGGAAAATGCATGCTACATACCTTTTTCGAAGTCTTGAAACATATCGAACTATTTTAAGTAGCAACTTATGATATTTCAAGACACTAGGTTTCACTCTTGCCTTTTCCTTTTGTTGTTTGCTTAGAAGAAGCTGAGATCCAGTGTCCTGAGAgcattttaaatattagattTGGTATTTTGGGAAATAGAGCTGCTGGTGCCCATGACCCCAATGCTGAGGAACCAAGTGGACATGATGGATCGACTCAGAGTCTGATTTTCAAGAGCTCTCTTCTTTTACAGAGACCTGTGCTTGACCCTTGCTTTGCAGTCGGTTTTCTACCTCTTTCTTCAACTGATCTTCAAGTAGGACAGCTTGTTAGCATGAGATGGAGAGTTGAAAGGTTAAAGAGTTTGGAGGAAAATGCAGCTTCTGAAAACAATGTAAGTACTGATGATCTGCAATCCTCTTTGGCAATTTCTGTAACAAAGTTTATCGATCCTTTCTCAACTTTTCATTAGTGCGGAGCTGTTTTTACTGTTgaattttcctttttccttctaATCAATCATCTGGGTAACTTACTGGATTCGAGTTTCTCGTCATCTACTTTAGACCCGTCAGGaatcttattattttctattgaaATTGTGAAACATAGGAAGTCATGTAAAATTCATAATCGAATCTTGGCTGCTGCTGCTGCACATGTATATCTTTTTGATCTGGTTATTCTTGTAAATTTCTCACATCATGTAAAACTAACTTGTGATACCATATATGTCAAAATGGGACAAAAGACTTCCTTTAGATGACAAGTGCCTacttttttgtttctctttcaaGGATGATGTTCTATACGAGGTCCATGCAAATTCAGATCACTGGATGATTGCTGGGAGGAAAAGGGGACATGTCATACTCTCTACAGAACAAGGTTTCTTCAAGTCATTTTGTTTCATTGTTTTGACTTTCAACTTGTATTACTGTGTGCTCTGCAGGTACTCATACTTGTTGTGTACTGTGACAGGATCGAGAATAACTATTTCAGTATTATGCTTGCCGCTAGTTGCTGGATACGTTCGTCCTCCTCAATTGGGATTGCCAAATGTTGATAAGGCCAATATTTGTTGCAATCCTCCTAGTCCACATTTGGTGTGCGTCTTCCCTCCAGCTTTAAGTTCTTCTTTCTGCATACCACCCTGAAACCTTTGGTCATCCTTTCCTCCTTTCTCATTAAAAGCATGATGAGCTTCACATGGATGGTTTAACTTGGGTCTTGCCAGTGCTTGTACAATATGTATTCTCTTTTCTAAAGGAAGCGAGTTTTTTTTAGTGTCAAAGATGTAGACCTAATGTACAGAGAACAGTTTTGCTTGTACAATAGATGAGATTCTGAGAGAGAAATTATTTGTAAACGGAACATTAGTAGTCGGGGGagataaatgaattaaagagtTTTAAGTGATTATTGGCATATATTTTGTTGGTTATTTTTGTGCTCCTTGTTGATCCTTTTGGTTGAGCTTAGATGATTTTCCAGTCATCATCATATTGAAGATCACTAATTGACCAAACTTTCACAACTTCATCGTACGAGAATCAAATATAATAGTCTAATTTCGTATATCTAGGTGATCTTCGTCTCTCGAAACTTTACCTTTAGCAGGCGCAGGCCTGGATCTTTGAAAAACTCatggaaaattatttaaaatataaaaatgaattgcATATGACCAAGAAAATGTTAAATAATAGAAGGACGTTTTTAGGCAACTTCTCTAAACTTACGAAGTGATATATGGAGTATATACATGCGATACCTTTACCCAGCTTCGGCCCAACAGATTTTAAGCAGTCCAGCCCAATTCGAATTTCGGACCCTAATTCCCctgaattgatttttcaaatgtGGCCGGAGTAAACCTTTCCACCGTGAATTCTTTGCTTCCCGGAACACTTTCAGATTCCACTGGCCTGAAATTGTAAGTTTTCTTTCTCATGTATTATAAACCCTAATTCCCAATTCCCGTGATATTATTCGAAATTTGAAATTGAGTAGAAGTATTTTGTCACTCCTTTTACGTTAAAAATCGAAATTCTAATCtgaatgttatatttttttctagctTTCTGTGATCAATTTCAATATCAAGTTTCAGTTTATCtggaaaataattttgttttactttatgCAGATTGAATTGTTAACCATATTGCCGAGACTTGGAATTTTTAAGTGAATTCAGGCTATAATTAGGGCGAGTTCAGTGTAACATCATTGTAGAAATACCAAtttggagagaaaatgaaaagaaaaatggaaaaccAAAATTCAGGGGGTTTAATCTCAGAGAGACCTGTGAGAAAGAGGATAGCTTCTAGGAATTATGATGAAAATTTGATGGATAATTTCATAGATGAGCAGTTGGGTGGTCCGGTGGGTAAGAAGATCAGAACGAAAAAAGATTTGGAGAAAGAAACTGAAAAGGAGGCCTTGATTGCTCTTTCTTTGGGCTTCCCAATCGATGACCttcttgaagaagaaaaaaaagctgGAGTTGTAAGTGAACTCGATGGGAAGGAGCAAAACGATTACATCGTTGTGAGAAACCATATTCTTGCAAAATGGAGGGAGAATGTGCATATTTGGCTGAACAAAGGAAGGATAAGGGAAACTGTAAGTGTTGAGTATGAACATTTGGTGGCCATAGcatatgattttcttttgagTAATGGGTATATAAATTTCGGGGTTTCACCGTCATTTGTATCTAATCTTCCTGAGGAACCTAGTGAAGGGTCTGTAATTATTGTTGGTGCTGGACTCGCTGGTTTGGCTGCAGCGAGGCAACTGATGTCGTTTGGATTCAAGGTAAGTATCCTTGAAGGTAGGAACCGACCTGGAGGGAGAGTTTATACTGAGAAAATGGGATGGAAGGGAAAGTTTGCTGCTGTGGATCTTGGTGGCAGTGTTATAACTGGTATCCATGCGAATCCTTTGGGTGTTTTGGCTAGACAACTTTCCATTCCGCTTCACAAGGTTAGAGATAAGTGTCCTTTATATAAACCTGATGGAGCTCCTGTTGATGCAGTAGTTGATTCCAGAGTTGAGCTCATTTTCAATAAGCTACTAGACAAAGTTACTGAGCTGAGAAAAATCGTAAGTGGTTTGGCTAATGATGTCTCGTTAGGCTCCGTTTTGGAGAAACTTAGACGAATATATACTGTGGCTAAAACTAAAGAGGAGAAGCAACTTCTGCATTGGCATTTTGCAAACTTGGAGTATGCAAATGCTGGATGCCTCTCGGAACTCTCTGCTGCCTATTGGGATCAGGATGATCCTTATGAAATGGATGGTGATCATTGTTTTCTTGCTGGTGGAAATTGGGGTATGATCAGAGCATTATGTAAAGGAGTTCCTATATTCTATGGAAAGACTGTTGAGACAATAAAGTATGGAAATGAAGGAGTTGAGGTCATTGCTGGGGACCAACTTTTTCAGGCAGACATGGTCCTATGTACCGTTCCTCTTGGGGTACTGAAAAGACGATTAATTAGATTTGAACCAGAGTTACCTGAGAAGAAGCTTGAAGCTATTGATAGGCTAGGATTTGGGTTGCTGAATAAGGTTGCTATGGTATTCCCTCATGTTTTTTGGGGCGAAGACTTGGATACCTTCGGATGCCTCAACAATTATAGCCATAGACGAGGAGAGTACTTCTTATTTTACAGTTACCATACTGTTTCTGGGGGTCCAGTACTTATTGCACTTGTTGCTGGTGATGCTGCTCAACTTTTTGAAAGCACAGAGCCGTCCACTCTAGTTAATCGAGTTATGAACATTCTCAAAGGTATCatccatctttatttttgtatctttatattttttctaggGTGGTGTCCAGGTCAACTTACACGCACCTCGAGTAATCTACCAATCAGCCTGTCCAGCTTGACACGCTTCCCATGTGATCCTGCTCATTAAGGCTGGAGAAAATGGGTTCACACCGTTTGTTGTAGTAGGGATTCCAACTTTATTCCCATGATTCAACCACTAGGCAGTCTCCCTGGGGACATATCATCCATATTTATACAAGACTAGatagatttttaattttctttttccctGTTTTTGTTCTTTAAGGAAGAACCTGAAATCTGGTTTTGATTTTCATCTGGCTACTTTGACAGGCATATATGAGCCAAAGGGAATAAGCGTGCCTGATCCTATACAATCCATATGTACAAAATGGGGAAGTGATCCCTTTTCATTTGGCTCATATTCACATGTTCGTGTTCAGTCATCTGGCAGTGATTATGACATACTTGCAGAAAATCTTGGAGGTCGGTTGTTTTTTGCTGGAGAGGCTACGATTCGACAACATCCAGCCACCATGCATGGAGCCTATTTGAGTGGCTTAAGAGAAGCTTCTCATATTTACCGATCCATGAAAGCGAGGCTAAATAATCCAAGGAAAACTGTATCAAAGAATGTTCGACCAAGCAATGATGTATTGGAAGAGTTGTTCAAAAACCCAGATCTAGCATTCGGGAAGTTCTTATTTGTATTTGATCCCCTTACTTGTGATTCTAAATCTTTAGGACTCATGAGAGTTACTTTTGGAAAATCCAACAATGAATTTAATACAGAGGAGGCCGATAATATGCCTCAACATTTATTAAATCCATCACTGCAGCTTTATACAGTTGTGTCTCGTGAGCAAGCACGTGAACTGCAGTTGGTGAAGGAGGGAAACCATTGCAAATTGTCGGATTTGCTTAAAGGACTTGGGTTGAAGTTAGTGGGAGCAAATGGACTCGGAGTTCAAGGCCATTCTTTGTCTGCGAAAATTGTTAATGCGCGAAAAGGTAGAAAAAGGAGTCGAAGCTGTACTGCCAAGCATAAGGCAGGCAACAGTAATAGTCAGTTACCTTGAGTATATATAAGCTAAGCTTCTTCAACATATTGTATTATGTTGCTCGCGGGTATATATTGAGGAACACGCAATTCGCATCTGGTTTGGTAGTTTCAGACCTTCCTACTTTATGCTGTTGGTAAGGTCTCTGGTTGATCTTACTGCTGCTGTTTAATCTACTTTATTGATGAATGAACCTTAGTGGGTTGGAATAATTTTGAAGCCAATTAGTTACTCTCTTAAGGGTGCAATTCTGCACATAGACACTGGTCCTGGGTTGACTATTAAAAAATCGCATAATATTGAAATTGAGAGGCACATGAATGGGCACACAGATGAGTTTGACCATTCTGAAGGTTCTAAAGATGATTACACTTCTGCAGCTACTCCCGAAGTTAAGCAGATGTCTTTTCATGGAAATATTGAGCTGCCTGATTGGGCAAGCAACATAACTTCTGTTTTGTGGATTCCTGTGCGTGCTACCTCTGATGAACTTCTTAAAGGCGCTCCTGCAGGTGATAATTAATAAACTAGTGGTGGTTCAAACAGCATAGTC
Proteins encoded in this window:
- the LOC101245565 gene encoding lysine-specific histone demethylase 1 homolog 2-like, with the translated sequence MKRKMENQNSGGLISERPVRKRIASRNYDENLMDNFIDEQLGGPVGKKIRTKKDLEKETEKEALIALSLGFPIDDLLEEEKKAGVVSELDGKEQNDYIVVRNHILAKWRENVHIWLNKGRIRETVSVEYEHLVAIAYDFLLSNGYINFGVSPSFVSNLPEEPSEGSVIIVGAGLAGLAAARQLMSFGFKVSILEGRNRPGGRVYTEKMGWKGKFAAVDLGGSVITGIHANPLGVLARQLSIPLHKVRDKCPLYKPDGAPVDAVVDSRVELIFNKLLDKVTELRKIVSGLANDVSLGSVLEKLRRIYTVAKTKEEKQLLHWHFANLEYANAGCLSELSAAYWDQDDPYEMDGDHCFLAGGNWGMIRALCKGVPIFYGKTVETIKYGNEGVEVIAGDQLFQADMVLCTVPLGVLKRRLIRFEPELPEKKLEAIDRLGFGLLNKVAMVFPHVFWGEDLDTFGCLNNYSHRRGEYFLFYSYHTVSGGPVLIALVAGDAAQLFESTEPSTLVNRVMNILKGIYEPKGISVPDPIQSICTKWGSDPFSFGSYSHVRVQSSGSDYDILAENLGGRLFFAGEATIRQHPATMHGAYLSGLREASHIYRSMKARLNNPRKTVSKNVRPSNDVLEELFKNPDLAFGKFLFVFDPLTCDSKSLGLMRVTFGKSNNEFNTEEADNMPQHLLNPSLQLYTVVSREQARELQLVKEGNHCKLSDLLKGLGLKLVGANGLGVQGHSLSAKIVNARKGRKRSRSCTAKHKAGNSNSQLP